One stretch of Lysobacter sp. KIS68-7 DNA includes these proteins:
- a CDS encoding glycosyltransferase family 2 protein codes for MATAPWFVLSPNALLSAVGLLRGPDKTVPTPALDWRAAIVDVVIPAFKEEDNIIHCLASIARQSFAPRNIILVDDGGKDRTVPRAREFAAAAGLNLTVIERASSIGKTPTIKRQAREFDCDVEFILDGDTFLESPNYIERCVQELYQGVGIASACGNILPMRPADRHALAQTRDFQQWHGAQQYDDPHAKRGPLHGLWWWITNTYRECLYSFLQRFVYKGQMVFFGSITNPVGCAVAYRRKYIKDLFDHYEPIFGDDLTNSEDIFIGFALNNEGYRNIQLQDVLARSEEPEVQRLPRQVYLWSSSFLQSCYYFDALMRSPFKSFKRSRRNARDKEAGVQDLRLIKEQYRQTFGEKETKVYGRPIGWAMFLGALEKVGFPTALVIMLILRMWEPLAVTVLAEMIVSLTVLFVGSKGQRFSMLLKGIAVTPVRYVLIVADTFTMARFAIDLWITGNRKWRK; via the coding sequence ATGGCTACTGCACCCTGGTTCGTCCTCAGTCCGAACGCGCTGCTTAGTGCGGTCGGCCTGCTGCGCGGGCCCGACAAGACGGTCCCCACGCCGGCGCTGGACTGGCGCGCGGCGATCGTCGACGTCGTCATCCCGGCATTCAAGGAAGAAGACAACATCATCCATTGCCTGGCGTCGATCGCGCGCCAGAGCTTTGCGCCGCGCAACATCATCCTCGTCGACGACGGTGGCAAGGACCGCACCGTGCCGCGCGCGCGCGAGTTCGCCGCGGCGGCCGGGCTCAACCTGACGGTGATCGAACGCGCGTCCTCGATCGGCAAGACGCCGACGATCAAGCGCCAGGCGCGCGAATTCGACTGCGACGTGGAGTTCATCCTCGACGGCGACACCTTCCTGGAATCGCCGAACTACATCGAACGCTGCGTGCAGGAGCTCTACCAGGGCGTCGGCATCGCCAGCGCCTGCGGCAACATCCTGCCGATGCGGCCCGCCGACCGGCATGCGCTGGCGCAGACGCGCGATTTCCAGCAATGGCACGGTGCGCAGCAGTACGACGATCCGCACGCAAAGCGCGGCCCGTTGCACGGCCTGTGGTGGTGGATCACCAATACCTACCGCGAATGCCTGTATTCGTTCCTGCAGCGCTTCGTCTACAAGGGCCAGATGGTGTTTTTCGGCAGCATCACCAACCCGGTGGGCTGCGCGGTGGCGTATCGCCGCAAGTACATCAAGGACCTGTTCGACCACTACGAGCCGATCTTCGGCGACGACCTCACCAACTCCGAAGACATCTTCATCGGCTTCGCGCTGAACAACGAGGGCTACCGCAACATCCAGCTGCAGGACGTGCTCGCGCGATCGGAAGAGCCTGAAGTGCAGCGCCTGCCGCGGCAGGTGTACCTGTGGTCGTCCTCGTTCCTGCAAAGCTGCTACTACTTCGACGCGCTGATGCGCTCGCCGTTCAAGAGCTTCAAGCGGAGCCGCCGCAACGCCCGCGACAAGGAGGCGGGCGTGCAGGACCTGCGGCTGATCAAGGAACAGTACCGCCAGACCTTCGGCGAAAAGGAAACAAAGGTATACGGCCGCCCGATCGGTTGGGCGATGTTCCTCGGTGCGCTCGAGAAGGTCGGGTTCCCCACCGCACTCGTCATCATGCTCATCCTGCGCATGTGGGAGCCACTTGCGGTCACGGTGCTGGCGGAGATGATCGTGTCGCTGACCGTGCTGTTCGTGGGCAGCAAGGGACAACGCTTCTCGATGCTGCTCAAGGGCATCGCGGTGACGCCGGTGCGCTACGTGCTGATCGTCGCCGACACCTTCACGATGGCGCGCTTCGCCATCGATCTGTGGATCACGGGGAATCGCAAATGGCGCAAGTGA
- a CDS encoding tetratricopeptide repeat protein produces the protein MAQVTSMRAPLVAAIALALGLAALPALAQDPMLLRQQARELAWAGRTGQALHLLDQHLAQHPDDRDALLDRARWLAWNGDYAASIESLDKLGGDDAEMRALRARVQAWAGRRDAALALNTPLYDREHLAVQPYSTQVASASNDAIAAPTEDEYGIAWTQALAERLGERPELALEPLATVQRLQPGSKDTLSLEDAVRLPLYSYIGMPASTYTDSDDIDIRGRSLEANMRVSDLVRVLADGTRRTHQATLNGPFAPIGGGDSIDEMRAGVGARLSLTTDVAIEAWGGTSRLDFQNSGSDSAAIGRLLLSHRATDDFSYTAGLERDRVAYSPRALSLGIMRDSGYFDARLTPTLRDNISVRLAADNFSDNNRRHAITADWRHQVYRGTQAYVDVGVQGDWLGYSGDPHNGYYSPSDYRRFAPIVSSYIAFGPEVSLYLSGAVGVQRDETFDGWKRATDFGVGLTFGIFSHWQVVANAGYSERLNEFGKYNGRSFGVQMRYRFCEFNMGRCP, from the coding sequence ATGGCGCAAGTGACTTCCATGCGCGCGCCGCTGGTGGCCGCGATTGCGCTCGCGCTGGGCCTGGCCGCGCTGCCGGCCCTTGCGCAGGATCCGATGCTGCTGCGCCAGCAGGCGCGCGAACTGGCGTGGGCCGGGCGCACCGGACAGGCGCTGCACCTGCTCGATCAGCATCTTGCGCAACATCCCGACGACCGCGACGCCTTGCTCGATCGCGCGCGCTGGCTCGCATGGAACGGCGATTACGCCGCGTCCATCGAATCGCTCGACAAGCTTGGCGGCGACGATGCCGAAATGCGCGCGCTGCGTGCGCGCGTGCAGGCGTGGGCGGGACGCCGCGACGCGGCGCTCGCGCTCAACACGCCGCTGTACGATCGCGAGCATCTCGCCGTGCAGCCGTACAGCACGCAGGTCGCCTCCGCGTCCAACGATGCCATCGCGGCGCCCACGGAAGACGAATACGGCATCGCGTGGACCCAGGCCCTCGCCGAACGCCTCGGCGAGCGTCCCGAACTTGCGCTGGAACCGCTCGCCACCGTGCAGCGCCTGCAGCCGGGTTCGAAGGACACGCTCTCGCTCGAAGACGCCGTGCGCCTGCCCTTGTATTCCTACATCGGCATGCCGGCCTCGACGTACACCGATTCGGACGACATCGACATCCGCGGGCGCAGCCTGGAAGCGAACATGCGCGTGTCCGACCTGGTGCGCGTGCTCGCCGATGGCACGCGGCGCACGCACCAGGCCACGTTGAACGGTCCCTTCGCCCCCATCGGCGGCGGCGATTCGATCGACGAAATGCGCGCGGGCGTCGGTGCGCGCCTGTCGCTCACGACGGACGTGGCGATCGAAGCCTGGGGCGGCACGTCGCGGCTCGACTTCCAGAACAGCGGCAGCGACAGCGCCGCCATCGGTCGCCTGCTGCTCTCTCACCGCGCGACGGACGATTTCAGCTACACCGCCGGGCTGGAACGCGATCGCGTCGCCTATTCGCCGCGCGCGCTGTCGCTCGGCATCATGCGCGACTCGGGCTACTTCGACGCGCGCCTGACGCCGACTTTGCGCGACAACATCTCCGTGCGCCTGGCCGCCGACAACTTCAGCGACAACAACCGTCGCCATGCGATCACGGCCGACTGGCGCCACCAGGTGTATCGCGGCACGCAGGCCTACGTGGACGTGGGCGTGCAGGGCGATTGGCTCGGTTACTCCGGCGATCCGCACAACGGCTACTACAGCCCGAGCGATTACCGACGTTTTGCCCCGATCGTGTCGAGCTACATCGCGTTCGGCCCCGAGGTCTCGCTCTACCTGTCGGGCGCCGTGGGCGTGCAGCGCGACGAAACCTTCGACGGCTGGAAGCGCGCGACCGACTTCGGCGTCGGCCTGACCTTCGGCATCTTCAGCCATTGGCAGGTGGTCGCGAACGCCGGCTACAGCGAACGCCTCAACGAGTTCGGCAAGTACAACGGTCGCTCGTTCGGCGTGCAGATGCGCTATCGCTTCTGCGAATTCAACATGGGCCGCTGCCCCTGA
- a CDS encoding LysR family transcriptional regulator: MTKPGSDSDHTAPPRFAYKADRLKPLRAFCQTARLGSVSRAAEALYVSQPAITLQLQALERELGVRLFDRVGRRLTPSREGQVLYELAKPLVEGLDGLDAAFHDKVQGLDAGELNVAAGSSTILYLLPGIVEAFRQRRPDVRLTLHNVTGAGGLDLLRTDAVDLAVGSMLDVPADLRYMPVYRFEPMLITPPDHPLAHQPNLRLEDLSPYGLILPPKRLTTYRLVDLVFQQNRVPYTVALEVGGWEVIKQYVAMGLGISIVTAICLTEADRTRLAARSLAQYFPSRSYGVVVRKGKFLSPQARAFIELIQPDQPDHSER; the protein is encoded by the coding sequence ATGACCAAGCCGGGCTCCGACAGCGACCACACCGCCCCACCACGTTTCGCGTACAAGGCGGATCGTTTGAAGCCGTTGCGTGCGTTTTGCCAGACGGCACGGCTTGGATCGGTGTCCCGCGCGGCCGAAGCGCTGTACGTTTCACAGCCCGCCATCACCCTCCAGCTGCAGGCCCTGGAGCGGGAATTGGGGGTGCGATTGTTCGATCGGGTGGGCCGCCGACTGACCCCAAGCCGTGAAGGCCAGGTGCTTTACGAGCTGGCCAAGCCCCTCGTCGAAGGGCTCGACGGGCTCGATGCGGCCTTCCACGACAAGGTGCAGGGGCTCGATGCGGGCGAGCTCAACGTCGCCGCCGGCAGTTCCACCATCCTCTACCTGCTGCCCGGGATCGTCGAAGCCTTCCGCCAGCGCAGACCCGACGTGCGACTGACGCTGCACAACGTCACCGGCGCGGGCGGCCTCGATCTGTTGCGCACCGACGCGGTGGATCTTGCGGTGGGCTCGATGCTCGATGTGCCGGCGGACCTGCGCTACATGCCGGTCTATCGCTTCGAGCCGATGCTGATCACGCCGCCCGACCATCCGCTGGCGCACCAGCCAAACCTGCGACTCGAAGACCTGTCGCCTTACGGCCTGATCCTGCCGCCGAAGCGCCTGACCACGTATCGCCTCGTCGACCTCGTCTTCCAGCAGAACCGCGTGCCTTACACCGTCGCGCTCGAGGTCGGCGGCTGGGAAGTCATCAAGCAATACGTCGCGATGGGCCTTGGGATCAGCATCGTCACGGCGATCTGCCTGACCGAAGCGGATCGCACGCGCTTGGCGGCGCGATCGCTTGCGCAGTACTTCCCGTCACGCAGTTACGGCGTGGTGGTGCGCAAGGGGAAGTTCCTGTCGCCGCAGGCGCGCGCCTTCATCGAGTTGATCCAACCGGATCAACCCGATCACTCCGAGCGCTGA
- the aceB gene encoding malate synthase A, translating into MSAVRNETEVAPGVVVTRALPGQEQLLTPAALAFLADLHRRFDPRRQERLLARRTRQAAFDAGLLPDFRTDTAELRSGDWRVAELPKALLDRRVEITGPTDPKMVINALNSGANCYMADFEDSTSPTWDNLLTGQRALGKAIAGTLDWMAPDGAKHYVLKPFAEQAVLMVRPRGWHLDEKHVRVDGQPMSASLFDLGLFAFHNARALAAKDRGPYFYLPKMEAMEEAALWEDVLAHIEQTLQLPDGQMKVTVLIETLPAVFEMDEILHALRKRIAGLNCGRWDYIFSYLKTFRRHRDRVLPERGQVTMTQPFLKTYSELLIHTCHRRGAHAMGGMAAQVPIAGDEAANQRALDRVRADKVREVGAGHDGTWVAHPALIPLAREVFDTWMLGAHQHFVLRNDVRAKTDAQLREALLKPSLGTITRAGFENNVEVCVRYLAAWLDGNGCVPIHWLMEDAATAEISRTQLWQWLHAEPPLHLDDGTPIDFALLERALIGLPSKFADRMQLPGAQRIPEAIAMLEQLTEADTLEAFLTLPAYARID; encoded by the coding sequence ATGTCGGCAGTGCGGAACGAAACGGAAGTCGCCCCCGGGGTGGTCGTCACCCGCGCGCTGCCCGGTCAGGAACAGCTCCTCACCCCTGCGGCCCTGGCCTTCCTGGCCGACCTGCATCGCCGCTTCGACCCCCGACGCCAGGAACGGCTCCTCGCACGCCGCACCCGCCAGGCCGCGTTCGATGCCGGCCTGCTCCCCGACTTCCGCACGGACACCGCCGAGCTGCGCAGCGGCGACTGGCGCGTCGCCGAGCTTCCGAAGGCGCTGCTCGACCGCCGCGTGGAGATCACCGGTCCCACCGATCCGAAGATGGTCATCAACGCGCTGAACTCCGGCGCGAACTGCTACATGGCCGACTTCGAGGATTCGACCTCGCCCACCTGGGACAACCTGCTCACCGGCCAGCGCGCGTTGGGCAAGGCCATCGCCGGCACGCTCGACTGGATGGCGCCCGACGGCGCAAAGCACTACGTGCTCAAGCCCTTCGCCGAGCAGGCGGTGCTGATGGTGCGCCCGCGCGGCTGGCACCTGGACGAGAAACACGTGCGCGTCGACGGCCAGCCGATGTCGGCTTCGCTCTTCGACCTGGGCCTGTTCGCCTTCCACAACGCGCGCGCGCTCGCGGCCAAGGACCGCGGCCCGTACTTCTACCTGCCGAAGATGGAGGCGATGGAAGAAGCGGCGCTGTGGGAGGACGTGCTCGCGCATATCGAACAAACGCTGCAACTGCCCGATGGGCAGATGAAAGTCACGGTCCTCATCGAAACGCTGCCCGCCGTGTTCGAGATGGACGAGATCCTGCACGCGCTGCGCAAGCGCATCGCCGGGCTCAATTGCGGACGCTGGGATTACATCTTTTCCTACCTGAAGACCTTCCGCCGCCATCGCGACCGCGTGCTGCCCGAACGCGGCCAGGTCACGATGACGCAGCCCTTCCTCAAAACCTATTCCGAACTGCTGATCCACACCTGCCACCGCCGCGGCGCGCACGCGATGGGCGGCATGGCGGCGCAGGTGCCGATCGCAGGCGACGAGGCGGCCAACCAACGCGCGCTCGATCGCGTGCGCGCCGACAAGGTGCGCGAAGTCGGCGCCGGCCATGACGGCACGTGGGTGGCGCATCCCGCGCTGATCCCGTTGGCGCGCGAGGTCTTCGACACCTGGATGCTCGGCGCGCACCAGCACTTCGTCCTGCGCAACGACGTGCGCGCGAAAACCGACGCGCAACTGCGCGAAGCGCTGCTCAAACCCTCGCTCGGCACCATCACGCGTGCGGGTTTCGAAAACAACGTCGAAGTCTGCGTGCGCTACCTCGCCGCGTGGCTCGACGGCAACGGCTGCGTGCCGATCCATTGGCTGATGGAAGACGCCGCCACCGCGGAGATTTCGCGCACGCAGCTCTGGCAATGGCTGCACGCCGAACCGCCGCTGCACCTGGACGACGGCACGCCCATCGACTTCGCGCTGCTCGAACGCGCGCTGATCGGCCTGCCCAGCAAATTCGCCGACCGCATGCAGCTGCCCGGCGCGCAGCGCATCCCCGAAGCGATCGCGATGCTCGAACAACTCACCGAGGCCGACACCCTAGAAGCCTTCCTCACCCTGCCGGCCTACGCACGGATCGACTGA
- the aceA gene encoding isocitrate lyase, whose translation MKHLPTAEQLRLDWTNNPRWTGIERPYTADDVVRLRGTVPIEYSIARLGAEKLWRSLQTEDFVNALGALTGNQAMQQVKAGLKAIYLSGWQVAADANVAGEMYPDQSLYPANSVPQVVKRINNTLLRADQLHHAEGDDAIDFLQPIVADAEAGFGGVLNAFELMKAMIEAGAAGVHFEDQLASVKKCGHMGGKVLVPTREAVEKLVAARLASDVMGVPTLIVARTDAEAADLVTSDIDDNDKPFCTGERTVEGFYKTNKGLDQAVSRGLAYAPYADLVWCETGKPDLKFAKAFAEAIHAKFPGKLLAYNCSPSFNWKQHLDDATIAKFQKELASYGYKFQFITLAGFHALNYSMFNLAHGYARRQMSAFVELQQAEFAAGERGFTAVKHQREVGTGYFDAVTQTIQGAQSSTVALKGSTEEEQFHAAKPAAAA comes from the coding sequence ATGAAGCACCTGCCGACCGCCGAACAACTCCGCCTCGACTGGACCAACAACCCGCGTTGGACGGGCATCGAGCGTCCCTACACCGCCGACGACGTCGTGCGCCTGCGCGGCACCGTGCCCATCGAATACTCCATCGCGCGGCTGGGCGCCGAGAAGCTGTGGCGCTCGCTGCAGACCGAAGACTTCGTCAACGCACTGGGCGCGCTCACCGGCAACCAGGCGATGCAGCAGGTGAAGGCCGGCCTGAAGGCGATCTACCTCTCCGGCTGGCAGGTCGCGGCCGACGCGAACGTCGCCGGCGAGATGTATCCCGACCAATCGCTGTATCCCGCGAACTCCGTCCCGCAGGTCGTCAAGCGCATCAACAACACGCTGCTGCGCGCCGACCAGTTGCATCACGCGGAAGGCGACGATGCGATCGACTTCCTGCAACCCATCGTTGCCGACGCCGAAGCCGGCTTCGGCGGCGTGCTCAACGCCTTCGAACTGATGAAGGCGATGATCGAAGCCGGCGCCGCCGGCGTGCACTTCGAAGACCAGCTCGCCTCGGTGAAGAAGTGCGGCCACATGGGCGGCAAGGTGCTGGTGCCCACGCGCGAGGCGGTGGAAAAGCTCGTCGCCGCGCGCCTGGCCAGCGACGTGATGGGCGTGCCCACGCTGATCGTCGCGCGCACCGACGCAGAAGCCGCGGACCTGGTCACCAGCGACATCGACGACAACGACAAGCCGTTCTGCACCGGCGAGCGCACGGTGGAAGGCTTCTACAAGACGAACAAAGGCCTGGACCAGGCGGTCTCGCGCGGCCTGGCCTATGCGCCGTACGCGGACCTGGTGTGGTGCGAAACCGGCAAGCCGGACCTGAAATTCGCCAAGGCCTTCGCCGAAGCGATCCACGCGAAATTCCCGGGCAAGCTGCTCGCCTACAACTGCTCGCCCTCGTTCAACTGGAAGCAACACCTGGACGACGCGACCATCGCGAAATTCCAGAAGGAACTTGCGAGCTACGGCTACAAGTTCCAGTTCATCACCCTGGCGGGCTTCCACGCGCTCAACTACTCGATGTTCAACCTCGCGCACGGCTACGCGCGCCGGCAGATGAGTGCGTTCGTCGAGCTGCAGCAGGCGGAGTTCGCCGCGGGTGAACGCGGCTTCACGGCGGTCAAGCACCAGCGCGAGGTCGGCACCGGCTACTTCGATGCGGTCACCCAGACCATTCAGGGAGCGCAGAGCTCGACCGTGGCCCTGAAGGGCTCGACCGAGGAGGAGCAATTCCACGCCGCGAAACCCGCCGCAGCCGCGTAG
- a CDS encoding GGDEF domain-containing protein: protein MNRDSAPHRRRADIEVLEPAASLTSEEYALFAQIGRQRRVEPGEKLFRRGDLGTTMYVISQGSVDLDFGDDLVAKRLGAREFFGELGLLIGDHARSADATVSSPGVVVELEQAEFETLVERDPRLLAHFLRRAIMRVVLNEQSLIGRLRRRNLDLQTALDTLRATTHRLTQTEELTRTDELTGLANRRGFHLHLQQRRRTDILVGRGLLLIDCDRFKGINDEHGHLTGDRVLQGVANILRSAAGPDDIACRLGGDEFCLMIKAETPADVMRVAEFITTTAHALHELQPSPPQIATLSVGACLVSPDGEWDDWYALADAALYRAKRLGGNRVEWQDAAFEPA from the coding sequence GTGAATCGCGATAGCGCGCCGCACCGCCGACGCGCCGACATCGAAGTGCTCGAGCCTGCTGCGTCGCTGACGTCGGAGGAATACGCGCTTTTCGCTCAGATCGGCCGCCAACGCCGCGTCGAACCCGGCGAGAAACTCTTTCGCCGTGGCGATCTCGGCACGACCATGTATGTCATCTCGCAGGGCTCGGTCGACCTCGACTTCGGGGACGACCTGGTGGCCAAGCGCCTTGGCGCGCGCGAGTTCTTCGGCGAGCTCGGCCTGCTCATCGGCGACCATGCGCGCAGCGCGGATGCCACCGTGTCCAGCCCCGGCGTCGTGGTCGAGCTGGAGCAAGCGGAGTTCGAAACGCTGGTGGAGCGCGACCCGCGCCTGCTCGCCCACTTCCTGCGCCGCGCGATCATGCGCGTGGTGCTGAACGAACAGAGCCTCATCGGCCGCCTGCGCCGCCGCAACCTCGACCTGCAGACCGCACTCGACACGCTGCGCGCCACCACGCATCGCCTCACCCAGACCGAAGAACTCACCCGAACGGATGAACTCACGGGCCTGGCGAACCGGCGCGGCTTCCACCTGCACCTGCAGCAGCGCCGCCGCACCGACATCCTCGTCGGTCGTGGCCTGTTGCTGATCGACTGCGACCGCTTCAAGGGCATCAACGACGAACACGGGCACCTGACGGGCGACCGCGTGCTGCAGGGCGTGGCCAACATCCTGCGCAGCGCCGCGGGCCCGGACGACATCGCCTGCCGCCTCGGCGGCGACGAGTTCTGCCTGATGATCAAGGCCGAAACGCCGGCCGACGTGATGCGCGTGGCCGAATTCATCACCACCACTGCGCACGCACTGCACGAACTCCAGCCTTCGCCGCCGCAGATCGCCACGCTCAGCGTCGGCGCCTGCCTGGTGTCGCCGGATGGCGAATGGGACGACTGGTACGCGCTCGCCGACGCCGCGCTCTATCGCGCCAAGCGCCTGGGCGGCAATCGCGTCGAATGGCAGGACGCCGCGTTCGAACCGGCCTGA
- a CDS encoding putative peptide modification system cyclase — protein sequence MNDFTQSPNDPANNSPQVRTLLLTDLCDSTSLVERLGDTPAAELFRAHDRLVLELQQRWRGRLIDRSDGLLLLFERPVDGLGFALDYARGLRELADRPELKQLKLNLQARAGLHVGEVLTWHNSEAAVQAGAKPLEVEGLAKPLAGRLMTLARPGQILLSATAEPLARRASRELGDRSEHLIWKSHGRWRFKGVPDGQEVFEVGEPGYAPLRAPKQNGGKAWRDIPVWRRPAALAAEMMLVVGIGTGAWFLTRPTPAIAFNERDWVVVGDLRNLTGEPVLDESLEQAFRISLEQSRYVNVLSDLKVRDTLALMKREPNAALDRTVASEIALRDGARAVILPTVAEVGGRVRVSAEVIDPHTQTTVYAESADGVGAGSALGSIDKVTGELREKLGEAIASIQRDSEPLPQVSTNNLDALKAYSLGLRAHFDGKAKQALSFFKRATELDPNFALAHLAAGRVYGGIGDVPGIRREFDLAKARRDHLAPREQLVLDAQLARFGAVDPMLERWQQLIDLYPDNFDAHFILGIEMMLRANRFEDALGHAEAAAVPQNPQRDVALGLQGMLLTGLERTDEALKAYATQFKFGYKGAASDYARAYAVRRDFTSAYRIMQSDKSTGMAVSDLREPLHDMLFALDQGQWREASAAATTGTEQATRAEPLFSAPVWRIQSLSVESLARNKPTADIERALLAELARVREQAASTDAIASNYSEVLVLAIGDVGASLDSRKTVEAALRQLEGTQDIAGFPLMEQMRTVLEAERDRLSGHAETAVEALDKLSRSPMALVSVHAALARAGRDAGNDRIATREWQWLAAHRGRAYMDWAAEGALRPLDVAQTTLAHLELAELLAKSGEKAAAQQELARFQAAWKTALPRYLQQRVDALKPQSA from the coding sequence ATGAACGACTTCACCCAGTCGCCCAACGACCCTGCCAACAACAGTCCGCAAGTCCGGACGCTGCTCCTCACCGACCTGTGCGATTCGACCTCGCTCGTCGAACGCCTCGGTGATACGCCGGCGGCGGAACTGTTTCGTGCGCACGATCGATTGGTTCTCGAATTGCAGCAGCGCTGGCGCGGCCGACTGATCGATCGCTCCGATGGCCTGCTGCTCCTGTTCGAACGCCCTGTCGACGGCTTGGGCTTCGCGCTCGATTACGCGCGCGGTTTGCGCGAGCTCGCCGATCGCCCGGAACTCAAGCAACTCAAGTTGAACCTGCAGGCGCGCGCCGGCCTGCATGTGGGCGAAGTGCTCACCTGGCACAACAGCGAAGCCGCGGTGCAGGCGGGTGCGAAGCCGCTGGAAGTCGAAGGCCTTGCCAAGCCGCTCGCGGGCCGCTTGATGACGCTCGCGCGGCCTGGGCAGATCCTGTTGTCGGCGACGGCCGAACCGCTGGCGCGCCGCGCCTCGCGCGAACTCGGCGATCGCAGCGAACACCTGATCTGGAAATCGCACGGGCGCTGGCGTTTCAAGGGCGTGCCGGACGGGCAGGAAGTCTTCGAAGTCGGCGAGCCCGGCTATGCGCCGCTCCGTGCGCCGAAGCAGAACGGTGGCAAGGCGTGGCGCGACATTCCGGTGTGGCGGCGTCCCGCGGCGCTGGCTGCCGAGATGATGCTTGTTGTCGGCATCGGCACCGGCGCGTGGTTCCTGACGCGGCCGACGCCGGCCATCGCGTTCAACGAGCGCGATTGGGTGGTCGTCGGCGACCTGCGCAACCTCACCGGCGAACCCGTGCTGGATGAATCGCTCGAGCAGGCCTTCCGCATCTCGCTGGAGCAGTCGCGCTACGTCAACGTGCTGAGCGACCTGAAGGTGCGCGACACGTTGGCGTTGATGAAGCGTGAGCCAAACGCGGCGCTGGACCGGACGGTCGCCAGCGAAATCGCGCTGCGCGATGGCGCGCGCGCCGTCATCCTGCCCACGGTGGCCGAAGTGGGTGGCCGCGTGCGCGTGAGCGCGGAAGTGATCGATCCGCATACGCAGACCACCGTGTACGCCGAGTCGGCCGATGGCGTCGGCGCGGGCTCCGCACTCGGCTCGATCGACAAGGTGACCGGCGAATTGCGCGAAAAGCTCGGCGAGGCGATCGCGAGCATCCAGCGCGATTCCGAACCTTTGCCGCAAGTGAGCACGAATAACCTGGACGCGCTGAAGGCCTATTCCCTCGGCTTGCGCGCTCACTTCGACGGGAAGGCGAAGCAAGCGCTGTCATTCTTCAAGCGCGCCACCGAGCTCGACCCCAACTTCGCCCTCGCGCACCTGGCCGCGGGCCGCGTGTACGGCGGCATCGGCGACGTGCCCGGCATCCGCCGCGAATTCGACCTGGCCAAGGCGCGCCGCGACCACCTCGCGCCGCGCGAACAACTTGTGCTCGACGCACAACTCGCGCGCTTCGGCGCCGTCGACCCGATGCTCGAACGCTGGCAACAGCTGATCGACCTGTACCCCGACAACTTCGACGCGCACTTCATCCTGGGCATCGAGATGATGTTGCGCGCGAATCGCTTCGAGGACGCGCTCGGGCACGCCGAGGCCGCGGCGGTCCCGCAGAATCCGCAGCGCGATGTCGCCCTGGGCCTGCAGGGCATGTTGCTGACGGGGCTGGAACGCACCGACGAGGCATTGAAGGCATACGCGACGCAATTCAAGTTCGGTTACAAGGGCGCCGCGAGCGACTACGCGAGGGCGTACGCCGTGCGGCGCGACTTCACTAGTGCGTATCGCATCATGCAGTCGGACAAGTCGACGGGCATGGCAGTCAGCGACCTGCGCGAGCCCCTGCACGACATGTTGTTCGCCCTTGACCAGGGGCAATGGCGCGAAGCGAGCGCAGCGGCCACCACCGGCACCGAACAGGCGACGCGCGCCGAACCGTTGTTCTCCGCGCCCGTGTGGCGCATCCAATCCCTGTCGGTCGAATCGCTCGCACGAAACAAGCCGACGGCGGATATCGAGCGTGCCTTGCTGGCCGAGCTGGCGCGCGTCCGCGAACAGGCGGCGAGCACGGATGCCATCGCGTCGAACTACAGCGAAGTGCTCGTGCTCGCGATCGGTGACGTCGGCGCGTCGCTGGATTCGCGCAAGACGGTGGAGGCGGCATTGCGCCAGCTGGAAGGCACGCAGGACATCGCGGGCTTTCCCCTGATGGAGCAGATGCGCACTGTGCTGGAGGCCGAGCGAGATCGACTGTCCGGACATGCGGAAACCGCCGTCGAAGCACTGGACAAGCTCTCGCGTTCACCCATGGCGCTCGTGTCCGTGCACGCCGCACTCGCGCGCGCTGGGCGCGATGCGGGCAACGACCGTATCGCCACGCGCGAATGGCAGTGGCTCGCCGCGCATCGCGGCCGGGCCTACATGGATTGGGCGGCGGAAGGCGCGCTGAGGCCGCTGGACGTGGCGCAGACGACGCTTGCCCACCTTGAACTCGCCGAACTCCTGGCGAAGTCGGGCGAGAAGGCTGCGGCGCAACAGGAGTTGGCGCGCTTCCAGGCCGCCTGGAAGACCGCGCTGCCACGGTACCTGCAGCAGCGCGTGGATGCCCTCAAGCCTCAGTCGGCCTGA
- a CDS encoding NHLP-related RiPP peptide, with protein MAMKKGPGPTERLDPKVVRTLLDRLSTDDAFRDLFQRDAHAALVEAGWTAPASAAKSMTTTDAAAMSGGSCLQLAAGTQLASKEQIQRERTKLEQSLNAIVNYAVPKALQAD; from the coding sequence ATGGCAATGAAGAAAGGGCCCGGTCCGACGGAGCGGCTCGATCCCAAGGTCGTCCGCACGCTGCTGGACCGACTCTCCACCGACGACGCCTTCCGCGACCTGTTCCAGCGCGATGCGCACGCTGCGCTGGTCGAAGCGGGCTGGACGGCGCCGGCGAGCGCCGCGAAGTCCATGACGACGACCGACGCTGCCGCGATGTCGGGCGGTTCCTGCCTCCAGCTCGCGGCCGGAACGCAGCTGGCGTCGAAGGAGCAGATCCAGCGCGAGCGCACCAAGCTCGAGCAATCGCTCAACGCGATCGTCAACTATGCGGTGCCGAAGGCGCTTCAGGCCGACTGA